A segment of the Necator americanus strain Aroian chromosome IV, whole genome shotgun sequence genome:
tggacccgtcgcacccttcattttgaatttcgtgactgacacacacacagacacacagacacacgtgacagaataagcccgttattatatagtagatacTCACTGATATcttcaattaaattaataaattaactCAGTTAAATTACTTATTTAAGTTTTTATATACGCTATTCTATCCAGAACATATTGCagtagagaaaaagaagaagtggacTTCTATGTGTGGAATTTCACGTGGACTGCTTTTAGATTCGCATCTATTTATATCGCATTAGTAATTTGAGCTAAGAAATAAGGCCATGTTACGGCTTAAAACTGAGTAATAAGACTAGGAATAAGCCACGATATTAAGATGATCATGGAGTAATTTGTGGATTATGAGAGCAAAATTATCTCAAATTAAAAGCTTATCTCACATCGGCGTGAAAAATACCGTCGCTCCCTTTGAAGCTGCACATCGCGGGAAATTTAAGACTCTTCATTATCTTGTGGTAGTCCTGAATTCGTTGGATAGGGGTGGGATCTGAAATGCAGTTATGGAGTTTCTCACTTCCTCACTTTTTTGTGGGCTAGTCAAGTgcatttcggttttttttatcttgtgCCCGAACTTTAACcagaaaacttctttttgtgTTCTCATACTAGAACTATTTTAATTTGCTAAATGAATATCAGTTTGTTATTGATTGCTAATCCCGAGAAATTTCTATCTTGGTGTGGAAAGTCATCTATTTGCATACAATTCAAaagtaaatgtttttttttttgctgaaatgcAAAACGCTGCTATTAGCGGCGAAAGTGGCAACGGTCTGCGTTTTGAAATGTTGTTTCAAGCGAATGACGCATGATAATCGTGTCATTGACGTCGTAAATGTTTGAATGATGTTCTCATGTTAACGTGAGAAAATATTGctgagtgaaaaaagaacattgatGCAATTTCAATGCTTTTATCAATATTTAAACTCATATATCACACTTACGTGACAGGTGACAAGCTATGATGACGGTCCACCGCTGGTAGATACGTAAACAAACACCGATAGCACCTTTAGTTCGGACAGGTTTCGCAAGTGTTGTCGCCGGTACAAATTTAGCTATAGGTTctgaaataataatgaagTTTTGCAGGCTGATGCAAATTCCAACCGTTTGCTGCTTGATCTTGTTAGACCTTGAAACTAACCAGTTGTAAAACGAGTGTGCGCTTTCCTCATAAACACGAATATCATTTGACTCCAAGCCCGATAAGATATAAATGTTGAATGTGTCTGTCGTAAAGGCTTCATTATTATAGCTAACGCTTCCTCGTGAAATGTCCTAAAATTCCttggttttttctgtttttttttcatgtttcccACCCGCATTGACAATAGGGCGGAAACTTCGCATTCTGCGCTATTGATTCTTGCTGTGCTTTGTTGGTTTTATGCATGAGAGAATCGcacgaaaatgtgaaaatgtcTTGTTTTTCTCAATAGGTTCCTTGAATTCATTAGCTATTACtgtcttttcgaaaaaaattgtttctatgttaaaaaaaaaatcacatgaagaaatgaagggaTATTCTTACTTGGTTGATGGAGGAATTTCTTGAAGAGCAACAATGATAATATCCTCGAGAAGGTTCTCTGGAATGTGATCAAGATGATCGGCGAGAAGATCCAGGGTCTTAACTGGCTGCAATAAATTATCTTTACTTCATGAAAACCATATCTGTCACATAACagaaatatttgtgaaaactacatttttatcggtatttctcttcttcgaTTTGACTAAGAATTTCTCACATTATGTTTGGTGTTGTCATGGAGTGAATCAGCGAACTTTGGGAAATAGggttgatttttctttggtgATGAAACACTGTCAAAGATCGCTCTTCGATAGCAGTTaatcataagaaaaaaaaaaaccacaaacatCAATTTTCATGGGTTGAAAACACGAATTAATTATGTCGCGTAGAAGTATCAATGGatcatgttcatttcttcacCTAACCTTTTTCGGTGCTTTgttgaatatttgtttttgcaacATAAATTCGAGGCTCGTTTGTGCTGTTGTTTTGCTTTGAGAAGCCATGGGGCCGAATAATGTGCAAAGGGAGCACAAAATCGATCTGTTTCATCTCCTCAAATACATGCGGTGCCGATGTGACTTTAGGATCTCTCTCGCcgctttgttcttttttatcgaattttttttagcggtAGAAATACTCTCTTAGAAACTAAAGACCAAGAACATCAATGATGTGAGAGAAGCTGGGTCTGATGAAAAGATCTAATTGCCGTTAATGCGAAATATTGATTCTGGGTTAGGAGCGGAGGTTCGGGGAGGATACAACTATGAAACTCATAATGCACTCAGTACAGAAATTTATTTAAGATTAAAGAGATGTCAAACTTTTATAGTATAATCTcgtcttggttttttttttctctaaaataaggttgcttttttttcttttcaaacctACTGCAGTGCCCTACAATGGCAACAGAGCAATTTTCTTGATCTTTTTATAGCCGTATTCTATTAAGAGTTTCAAACTATACTATTTTTAGAATTGCACGCTTGTGGATTTGCCAGTGTGTCTAGCAAAGGGCATTCTACGCATTAGTTAGCAGAGATATTATCGAACACAAAAAGATGCGGTGGTTCATAACTCTAATTAAGAAGTTTCAACGAAAGTGTTCTCCTACCGTTTTGAGTTCTTAGCTCATAGGACttacaaaaatttgtaaatgaTTTTAATGAGCATCATCATAAAAACCGGACTGCTAACAAATTGATTAAGTGCTTTTAGAAGGGAACGATTAATGTGTGGAATTATCTACTATATagatagaagaaataaagagtCTTAAACATTAGGGATTTCAAGACACGTGAATACGTAGAGCATGTGATTTCATTGTGAAGAAGTTGTGCTAACATAATGATGTTTACAATGAAATCTGCAGGCTCTACGTTTCCACTGAGATGTGAGAAAGATttttgagagagagaaaaaaaaatcactgtttCAGCTTAATTTTAAATCACATTCAGAGGATATGGAGATTTCCTTTGTTTAAGGATATATAAGATGAAGGGATAATGACCTTTTCATTGATGTTCCATGTGATTGCACGAATACTCAATTTTCGATCTCTTAGTTTAGCTATATTGTCTTTAGACGGAATAGGTACATTGCCGAATCCAACGACCGTTTGTCTGAAAAGCGTTACGTGTtaggaaacaaaagaaaacaaacaaacattatCGATTGAACAAATGAGGGGAAAGTATTGTTTACCCGGCTAGTTCATTCTCTAACGTGTACTTCCATGTGTGGTCATCGATCTCAGTATCTGGAAAACTAATAATTCATAGAGGTGTTTGTGCGCTTGCGTAGTTTTTGatgtgattctttttttttgccggcTAGTGGATAAGCCAGCGGATTTTCGCCACTTCTCGCGAAATCACTCAATAATATCATTGTCAGCCAATCGATAAGCATCATAAAAACTGCATGAAACTTACATCGTCGTTCAGTTCGCCAAGGTGTTCGTCCTTGCGACTGAGATCTGCGTGTGGCGGCAGTTGTTTGTGAAGATGACGAGCTGGTTTGGATAACATTGGAGGAACGCGAAGGATCAGCCGGCTCGAAGGGCAGCTGAGCCGCTTCCGATGCCATCACACTCATTGCAGCGATTCAGCTAGGATGACGTGTTGGCGCGCTGCCATGTGGGCGTTGCTAGGACACGGCCTTGTGGGCGACGTTGTTGAAATATGCGAGGGAACTCGGAGACAATCGCTGCTGCGATGAGAAGTATCGAGAGAAAATATGCAGCTGGGAAACAAACAACTACTAAATTACTGTGGGACGACCATTCTGTCGAGTTTATCCAGCCGCGGGGTTTGTTTGCTTTGCTTGAAATGGCAATGAatgattttgttgaaaaaaactatagaTTTATTGAGATACACTTGAATCAACAGCGGTCTGATAAGTCAGACAGCAAGTGAAATGGTTACAAAATGTGCTGGCACACTCGATGTTATCACATTTGGTTGCAAATAATCGCATTGCAGTTGCGCTCGTAATAAAAGAGGCCGTGCTTATCATACGAGTTCTTACTTACGTCATGCGTTAATCGTCCATGCGAAATTCAAACGTAgagataggaaaaaagacACGAAAGTCTGAATTGATCACACTTATTTGTGACTGATGTGCATCTTAATAAGGTATGTAATGCGTCAAGAATAGCTTTCTATTTTCGTTATCGCCAAAATTAgcaatttttgttcttattaGAGCTGATCTTATAGAAATAGATcctcgtttttgttttcactgaACTGAATTTTCACTGAATGGTCCTACGGGGGCTTTTGTGTGTTTTATATTTAGAAATaagagtagaaagaaaaagcataGAAAATGACTTGTGAAGtgaaaaacttgagaacaaCAAGACACAGCTGAAGAATATGTAGCTGACCGAGAAATCATGTCTGTTTGTGTGattctattttgtttctttctctctttctctcttctctctttgccGATATGTTTGCCTAAGAATTTGTTTCCgagcactcatccttcttttcATAAGCTCGATCTTTGGTCTGTTTAATTTCCGAAGACATAATGGTAATagctaaaaagaagaaaaataaaaggaaaaagaatgaagtaaGTTATAAATTGCATAGCGATTTAATAGAGGTAAAATCGGATTGTGATTGAGTTATTTGATTCTGCGATCGCATttcactttgattttttgactATAGCTTTCTGGAGACGAAAGGGTTAGCagacagaaagaaaatcctgaCAAATCATAAGGTGCATGCATAAAATCAAAGAATAGGTTTTGAATATGGAATACTTTGTAGAAATTGTCCAGTTTGGTTAAAGATCTGCATCTTATTCTTGATGGTTTTTCCGACTATATGGGAGGGCGAACTGGTCTACTTAGGAAGTTTTCGGCCGCATTCTGTTGacatttctgttcatttctagTGACACATAAATGTCAAGCCTCATTGCCGCTAAGGCTGAAAGAATTTATGGAGTGTGATCGTGGTCGATGTGAGTCATACAGGAGTTTTTAGAGAACCTGATCGCTAATCGCATTTCTAATACAAAAAGCGGTTCATCTACAGAATTCTGTATCATAACTGAAAGGTTTGCATTATGAATGCGCAATAAAGATTATTCTGGGAAGCATACgaatagtgcaaaaaaaaagcgtcttAGGGATCTTCACAAACAGCGATGATGAGAACTGCTCGATTAATTACCTGAAATTTGCGCAATTTCTGCAGATGCACActtagacttttttttcgtgataatGGGCATATATGTGCATGAAACTTGAGCTAATCACAGCGttaatgcgaagaaaaaagtcggggctagttttttttaatgtggaATGTTCaacggattttttcttcatttttattaaggttttcgaaatatttctaGAATGGCTGTTAAAATAATCGAACAACTGCTGAAGATGTGCTGTAAAACTGAAGGTACCTGTTTTTCTAGGCGCCCGCTATGGACCATCTTTGATGCCGGGTGGAAATCCTGAAGCATGGCCGCATCTCAAGCAAATATTTCAGTCGATTGCTGCCAAGAGCGATGGCGAGCCATGTTGTGACTGGGTGAGTAGAGCAGATACCACTCCAACACGCAATTGAGTGCTTTTTCGATGGATatggattggaaaaaaaattgtgccgAGAGAAAATTGTTCATTGCAAGTATGTGCTCTAGGTAGGTAATGCTGGTGCTGGACACTTTGTAAAGATGGTCCACAACGGAATTGAGTATGGAGATATGCAACTTATCGCTGAAGCCTATGATTTGTTGCTCGAAGGTGTGGGACTTAACTGCGACCAGATGGCTGAggtaaaatttcttcttttttggagaGGTAGTTCAATTAGCTAGTCTTTTCGGATCTACGGATCTACTGAAAAGATCTTTGGAAACGTTTGAATATATGTATCCACCAGAAAGAACCGTTATTATTTGctcttttatttgcatttattttgctttattaaaatttattcttgtttatgtttttttttcatcctatttatttattttttaaatttcaggtCATGGAGGAGTGGAATCATGGAGAACTTGATTCATTCCTCATCGAAATCACTGCCAATATTCTTAAATTCAAGGATGAGAAAGGAGAACACGTGCTGCCAAAAATTAGGGATAGTGCTGGACAggtaagaaaatctttttggTTATGATTCATGTATATTTTTTACTAAACGAGCAAGATAAATTGTCATTTTGTTCGTTTAGTAAAATGTGAAAGATAAATGTCATaggttctggaaatttctgacaTTCCAGAAGATTTTAGAAGGAAAGATTTTAGAAATTGTTTGCTTTGCTTTGCTAAGCTGTATTATGGAACCAGTACAGTTGAAGTATGTAGTACTCCTATGAATTAGTGACGGGTTTTGTGTAaatctttcgttttctttttcagctccaattgttttattttgaagattGTTTTTTGCACTTAATACTTTTATTTACGTTTTTCTACTTACTTCTTTTATATATGTTTCTTTGACTCTTTTTAATTAATTGGGATTGCGCTTTTTCGTGATCGAATAACACATtacaaattgaaaacaaattctacTGTAGTATCGCAATTAGGGTATAGTCAGGTTTTCTGAATACAGAGCACGACTAGAGTTTTTCTCGTGAAATGCCCTGAACTTCGTTAATGAGGAACCGGTTCTGTGTAAACTAGTCATTAGCAAAATTGTTACATTAAATTCAAAAGTGCACAGCGATGATCATTTCGCTCacatcgtttgaagtttatgaacgtgtgtaAAATGACTCGCGGGGGCGATCCGATACGTCAATGCAGTGTATTTATCCACCCAGAGAACTCTGGTGCTAATTATTCGATCCTGGCGGGGTGAACGGGTTAGCTAGCACAGCGAAACCTCCTATCGACATCATCGCTAAACCCACTTCACTTTGAATTTAAGCTTCAGATATCATTGTGACATCGCGTAGAGATTGAGTGCGGCAAGAATTAGTGATTAACATGTTTTCAATGGCTCTTATCTTAATGAGGTAGCTTTTTTTCGCCGCAGATAGAGACGTGGAAGCATTATGACATCATTTGGTGTTAACTAatagcgatttttttaaagttattttagACTATGGTACGatacttttttgctttttattgtcattatttACGAAAGTTCGAGTTATAGATTCGCCCATTTGTAGTTTCTAAtgcataaaaaatatttttttgaactttctaAATACTCAAGAATTCAGCCAgttagttttgaaaatgtaaattgaaaattccaaatcacttaatatttagtttttttgaattaatttcttcttctagtACAAATTTCATTTACAAACTTCTATTTGgagtgcaatttttttgaacattccaATACTGTGCCGTCTTTCATCATCTCTAAATGTACATCGATTCTCTCCATGGAAGTTTTCAGGATAGAAAATCACTGTTATATTCGTATTACGCTTCAAATGTTCTGTTTCAGAAAGGGACTGGTAAATGGACGTGTTATGCTGCGCAGGAGTACGGAATTCCAGTGACATTGATTGGTGAAGCCGTTTTTGCCAGATGCCTATCAGCGCTAAAAGACGAGCGAGTACTGGCTTCGTCTCGTCTCTCAAAGCCTCAAACAAACCACGATGAAGTGATACCGGATAAACGGGATTTCATCAAACACATTAgcaaggtttttttcctcccctGCTTccattgtttccttttttttgctgttttctttgaCTTCTAATAATACATATGACGTAAAGCAGGAGTTTCTGTATGCAGAACTTTTTTAGGCCCTCTATGCATCAAAAATTGTTAGCTATGCACAAGGTTTTATGCTTATGGCAGAAGCAAGCAGAAAATTTGATTGGAAGCTAAACTTTGGAGCAATTGCTTTGATGTGGCGAGGAGGATGCATAATTAGATCGAGGTGAGGTAATACGCTGTAAATCATAAGCTTATCCTTCATCAACCGTTTTTATTCTCAGGTTCCTTGGAGACATCAAGAAGGCGTTCGATAAGAATCATGATCTTCCCAACTTGCTTCTGGATGATTTCTTCGCTAAAGCTACCGCTGACGCACAGGTCAGCGCTGACGCTTAGTGTTTAtcagtgattttcttttctttctttgctccTAAATTTTGAACTTCGTTTTTAGACATCTTGGCGTGTCGTTGTGACGTCCGCGATACGCTTAGCTATTCCTGTACCTGCTATGTCGTCTGCGTTAGCGTTTTATGATGGGTATTCACGTAAGGTGAGCtgtccttcctttcttttcgaatttttaatcaaataataactaatactTTCAACTTTTTGCATACTCCACAACATAGCCGGTGACCAGGAGGTCCAGTGGATTCTTGATTGATTAAGAGCTCTTCTCGagaaaactagtttttttttgtctctctGCGGCTATATGTCAAACTATTTGCTACGTTTGAAGGACAAGTTGAAAGAAGCAGTGACTTGAAAATCCACATTCGActaaaagaagagagaatccTTCCATTTCATTTAAAGCGTTGTTGAGCCTTTTAATTTGCTCAGAATTAGTGGACCACTTGTGAAATATGAAGGCTGGACCGCTTAAAAAGGCTAATAATACTTTGTGATTGGCCACGAAATTGCGTAGCGAGTTTTCCTtcaatacttttttcaaacctcAGCTTTCATCCATCGGCGCTGGCGAAAATCTTATTATTGAATGCTGCTAAAATTTCTGACGAATTTCTTGATGCtgatttttgaggaatttcttgATGTACTCTCGATGGGATTATGTGTTGGGTGTTAGTGGCCGCACTTatatgaatttttctggaaatatcaCGTTTAGAAGCTTTTACAGAACCTAAAAACTACCATAGTCACTATTTTAATTGCCTAAAGAAGTTAGGGTCCCTGGATGAGATTTAGAGTAAAAACGAACGTTTAAGGAATTTTGATGCTGGGAGATATTTCACCTTGAGCAGCACGAAAAAGTCTCAATTTTTTGCTAACTCGTGTCCTGAAGACACAGAAATGAACTTCATGAATAGTAACTTAGGTCTATAAGCAGGGATACCTTGTTGAGAATTCCACATGCTTTGTttgtgaattatttattttaattttaatgtttacttattaatttattcaagCTAATGAACTATGCAATATGCAGATGTGTTTAGGTGCTTCCCGCCAACCTGTTGCAAGCCCAACGTGATTACTTCGGAGCACATACGTACGAACTTATGGATTCCCCCGGAAAATGGGTGCATACGAACTGGACGGGAAAAGGAGGACGTGTTACAAGCAATGCGTATAATGCATAAAACTTAAGCACCCTAAATTATTTCCAAGTACTCCTTTTTTCTAACATATCTGtttttaggggaaaaaaattattagttcATGGAGTTACTAGAAATAATGACGATTTTTATGATAGTATTTCCTAAAACGTtgccaaattttctttgagaattttATAGAGGTGTTACTTAAGTTAATTAATCTAAAAAATCAGTGATTTTTCCaattgtgatttttgtttcactgcttgtatcttttaattttcaaattttagaacTCTAATGATGAAATGATGTTATGATAATCCTTTCACATATGTTTATCTCGTATAGATGGTGTATTGGTGGCGATTGTCTACGATTGTCTTTTACCGTTGTAGTAATTTTaatcgaaaacaaataaatcaaccagagtcttttttttatggtttGTAATGGCTGTAATGGCGGCGTTTGACTGTTTTCATGTTGGTCTATGCTCATATTATTCGGGTGCCAAAATTCTTCAATCATGACGCCACAAATCGCAACAGAGTTCTCTTAtacgatagtttttttttgtgtgaactAAAATCGAGGATATTTGGGAAGTAGCATTGAAGAATAACACGACCATAATACataattcaattaaaaaaaatatctgtttAACTCCAGTCAATCTCGTTCAATAAAGTCGATCTCGAACATCGATCAGGATTGCGTGTCTCATTtctaggttctttttttcccctgagAATAGGACAGGATTGCGAGAAACTTCATTCGAATCTGTTCTTTCTTTCAGCTTGGCAGCtactaaatttaaaatattcgtCCCGTTAATTATTTATCTGCGATAAAATCTGCAACTCAACTCAACTCACGTCagcaattatttatttattaatttattaatgcACTCATGTTGCTTCAGAATATTTGATTAAAAAAGTGAGAGAAtcttaaaaatagaataaaacacTTAGAAAATATACTGGTACTTTGGACAGATATCTAATGACAAATGACAAATACAAGGATGAAGTATAAATGTAGAAATGGATATAAAGAAATACAGAACATCCCATCATGCCTGGTTTATACTTCGAGATCCAGAATTTTCGTTTAATAGATTCCCTTGTAT
Coding sequences within it:
- a CDS encoding hypothetical protein (NECATOR_CHRIV.G16729.T1), with the translated sequence MSVMASEAAQLPFEPADPSRSSNVIQTSSSSSQTTAATRRSQSQGRTPWRTERRYTEIDDHTWKYTLENELAGQTVVGFGNVPIPSKDNIAKLRDRKLSIRAITWNINEKPVKTLDLLADHLDHIPENLLEDIIIVALQEIPPSTKTFHEEALAIIMKPLRQTHSTFISYRAWSQMIFVFMRKAHTRFTTEPIAKFVPATTLAKPVRTKGAIGVCLRIYQRWTVIIACHLSHPTPIQRIQDYHKIMKSLKFPAMCSFKGSDGIFHADCVFWLGDLNFRITEDTKIDWKAQLQQPNIDDIEKTMKSDELNLIRKKELAFAEFTEPQISFAPTHKFEIGTNDYVPNRIPSYTDRVLYWTRLPSWIETVTYNCIQKTSQSDHRPVYATIRLEVINKSTPKRFNSECSSSIASRSATSDVETRSTLIKGNSSNT
- a CDS encoding hypothetical protein (NECATOR_CHRIV.G16728.T2), which gives rise to MRGNSETIAAAMRSIERKYAAGKQTTTKLLWDDHSVEFIQPRGARYGPSLMPGGNPEAWPHLKQIFQSIAAKSDGEPCCDWVGNAGAGHFVKMVHNGIEYGDMQLIAEAYDLLLEGVGLNCDQMAEVMEEWNHGELDSFLIEITANILKFKDEKGEHVLPKIRDSAGQKGTGKWTCYAAQEYGIPVTLIGEAVFARCLSALKDERVLASSRLSKPQTNHDEVIPDKRDFIKHISKALYASKIVSYAQGFMLMAEASRKFDWKLNFGAIALMWRGGCIIRSRFLGDIKKAFDKNHDLPNLLLDDFFAKATADAQTSWRVVVTSAIRLAIPVPAMSSALAFYDGYSRKVLPANLLQAQRDYFGAHTYELMDSPGKWVHTNWTGKGGRVTSNAYNA
- a CDS encoding hypothetical protein (NECATOR_CHRIV.G16728.T4); translated protein: MGEAQADIAVIGLAVMGQNLILNMNDHGFTVCAFNRTVSKVDDFLANEAKGTKIIGAHSIEEMCKKLKRPRRVMMLVKAGAPVDSMIESIAPHLEKGDIIIDGGNSEYTDTNRRYADLQKRGILYVGCGVSGGEEGARYGPSLMPGGNPEAWPHLKQIFQSIAAKSDGEPCCDWVGNAGAGHFVKMVHNGIEYGDMQLIAEAYDLLLEGVGLNCDQMAEVMEEWNHGELDSFLIEITANILKFKDEKGEHVLPKIRDSAGQKGTGKWTCYAAQEYGIPVTLIGEAVFARCLSALKDERVLASSRLSKPQTNHDEVIPDKRDFIKHISKALYASKIVSYAQGFMLMAEASRKFDWKLNFGAIALMWRGGCIIRSRFLGDIKKAFDKNHDLPNLLLDDFFAKATADAQTSWRVVVTSAIRLAIPVPAMSSALAFYDGYSRKVLPANLLQAQRDYFGAHTYELMDSPGKWVHTNWTGKGGRVTSNAYNA